A single region of the Marinobacter nanhaiticus D15-8W genome encodes:
- a CDS encoding DUF58 domain-containing protein produces MRDRAARIRTGTLTPKRVPTNESPHVHVSLSQLRALEFEARRLTFLPRQPARSVLNGRHASKLRGRGLDFDSLRHYLPGDDIRSIDWKVTARTGEPHVRVMNEERDRPALIVVDQRMSMFFGSRLNMKSVTAAEIASLAAFRILDQGDRVGGIVFGDEQLAEIRPQRRRASLDRFLQALTDANQLLRADAPPVTPVSLTRVLQSVLRIATWNHLVIVLSDFDVVDDQTERLIAGIARHNDLILVLVTDPFAKQLPEGLRLVVSNGELQADIDTGDRTIYRRLTEMAEGRLAQVLDWQRRFGVPILPISAGEETPPQVRRLTGLVPR; encoded by the coding sequence TCGTTGAGTCAATTGCGGGCCCTGGAGTTCGAAGCTCGCAGGCTCACGTTCCTGCCCAGGCAGCCAGCGCGCTCGGTGCTGAACGGCCGCCACGCCTCGAAGCTGCGTGGCCGCGGGCTCGATTTCGACAGCCTGCGTCACTACCTGCCGGGCGACGATATCCGCAGCATCGACTGGAAGGTGACCGCACGTACCGGCGAACCCCACGTCCGGGTGATGAACGAGGAGCGTGACCGTCCGGCGCTGATCGTCGTCGACCAGCGTATGTCGATGTTCTTCGGCTCGCGGCTCAATATGAAGTCGGTGACCGCAGCGGAAATTGCGTCCTTGGCCGCGTTTCGCATCCTCGATCAGGGGGACCGGGTTGGCGGGATCGTTTTCGGGGACGAACAACTGGCCGAAATACGACCCCAACGCCGGCGCGCCTCACTGGACCGTTTTCTCCAGGCGCTCACCGATGCCAACCAATTACTGCGGGCAGACGCACCCCCGGTGACGCCCGTATCGTTGACAAGGGTCCTGCAATCGGTGCTGCGTATTGCCACCTGGAACCATCTCGTCATCGTGTTGAGCGATTTCGACGTGGTAGACGACCAGACTGAGCGTCTGATCGCCGGAATCGCGCGGCATAACGATCTCATCCTGGTTCTGGTTACCGACCCGTTTGCCAAGCAGTTACCCGAAGGACTACGGCTGGTGGTATCCAACGGTGAATTACAGGCCGATATCGATACCGGTGACCGCACCATTTACCGACGACTGACCGAAATGGCGGAAGGCCGTCTGGCACAGGTGTTGGATTGGCAGCGCCGTTTTGGCGTCCCGATCCTACCCATCAGTGCCGGCGAGGAAACGCCACCTCAGGTGCGTCGCCTGACCGGGCTAGTACCGCGATGA
- a CDS encoding DUF4381 domain-containing protein, with protein sequence MNAQEPGAAAPDLISLMERLAEPSEPPAVSMWPQTQGWLWLGLIVLVVLTWVAWRSIRRWRANAYRREALAALKRCGDDPALIAPILRRTALAAWPRREVAGLTGTAWLRFLDQTGGKGRFASKSGGDLVRAPYAPDNERETNANLRSLAAEWIRHHHAPPTGKDR encoded by the coding sequence ATGAATGCGCAGGAGCCCGGCGCCGCTGCGCCCGATCTGATCAGCTTGATGGAGCGGTTGGCCGAGCCCTCGGAACCGCCGGCCGTCTCGATGTGGCCGCAAACCCAGGGCTGGCTCTGGCTAGGGCTTATCGTCCTGGTTGTGCTGACCTGGGTAGCTTGGCGCTCGATTCGTCGTTGGCGTGCCAACGCCTATCGCCGGGAAGCCTTGGCCGCGCTGAAGCGCTGTGGAGACGATCCTGCCCTGATTGCCCCGATATTGCGCCGTACCGCATTGGCGGCCTGGCCGCGGCGAGAGGTGGCGGGACTGACCGGCACGGCGTGGCTTCGATTTCTCGACCAGACTGGCGGGAAAGGGCGGTTCGCCTCGAAAAGTGGCGGGGACCTGGTTCGCGCACCCTACGCACCAGATAACGAACGCGAGACCAACGCCAACCTCCGTTCATTGGCGGCGGAGTGGATTCGCCACCACCATGCACCGCCAACGGGTAAAGACCGATGA
- a CDS encoding VWA domain-containing protein, producing MISLGAPWALVLLPLPILIWWLVPPYRERVPALRFPFFRRVVEAAGAQTGPGAIVRVRRRLQMIAAILGWCLLILALAQPERVGAPVEMSRSARDVVLAIDISGSMDTRDFQNPDGQPEQRFAAVRDVVEDFVARRDGDRMALIVFGSKAYVQAPLTEDLNTVTELLQRTEVGMAGPHTALGDAIGLAIRTFEASDIEQRLLILLSDGSDTASRMSPVNAAAIAQDQGVEIYTIGVGDPQAKGEEKVDLQTLETIAKNTQGAYFFAEDETALEHVYQRIDQLAPRVVESLSYRPRQSLAYFPLLAAALIGLLTLGWLQWSVRQGALT from the coding sequence ATGATCTCCCTCGGCGCCCCCTGGGCCTTGGTCCTGTTGCCCCTGCCAATACTGATCTGGTGGCTCGTGCCGCCCTACCGGGAGCGGGTGCCGGCACTGCGTTTTCCTTTCTTCAGGCGCGTGGTTGAAGCGGCCGGCGCCCAAACGGGGCCCGGCGCCATCGTGCGGGTTCGACGTCGTCTGCAGATGATCGCTGCGATCCTGGGCTGGTGTTTGCTGATTCTCGCATTGGCGCAGCCGGAGCGGGTGGGCGCGCCGGTGGAAATGAGCCGCTCCGCCCGTGACGTCGTGCTGGCGATCGACATTTCCGGTTCGATGGACACCCGGGATTTCCAGAACCCTGACGGGCAGCCTGAGCAACGATTTGCGGCGGTGCGCGACGTGGTCGAAGACTTCGTCGCCCGGCGCGACGGCGACCGTATGGCACTGATCGTCTTCGGCTCGAAAGCCTACGTGCAGGCACCACTGACGGAGGATCTGAATACGGTCACTGAACTGCTGCAGCGTACCGAAGTGGGCATGGCCGGACCCCACACAGCGCTGGGCGACGCCATCGGTCTCGCAATTCGCACCTTCGAGGCTAGCGACATTGAGCAGCGGCTTCTTATTCTCCTATCCGACGGTAGCGATACCGCAAGCCGGATGAGCCCGGTAAACGCAGCAGCGATCGCCCAGGATCAGGGTGTCGAAATCTACACCATCGGCGTTGGCGATCCTCAAGCAAAAGGTGAGGAGAAAGTCGATCTGCAAACCCTCGAAACCATCGCCAAAAACACCCAGGGCGCTTATTTCTTCGCCGAAGATGAAACCGCTCTGGAGCATGTCTATCAGCGCATCGACCAGTTGGCACCGCGCGTCGTGGAGTCCCTGTCATACCGACCAAGGCAGTCACTGGCTTATTTTCCGTTGCTTGCCGCAGCATTGATTGGTCTGTTGACCTTGGGATGGTTGCAGTGGAGCGTTCGGCAAGGAGCGCTCACATGA
- a CDS encoding VWA domain-containing protein has protein sequence MIDWSLLFSAFHFIRPWWLLLLPLIIFLWWRTRRIHRSRVTVDETIAPHLREALTVGSSGERRWQAIDGVALSLVLAVFGAAGPTWSRQPDPFVAQSAPVVVVLKVTPSMQQTDVAPSRLERGKQKIRDLLDRRTGARTALVAYAGTAHRVVPMTEDPAVMVPYLEGLEPDVMPKEGEAAETGLQLAMDLLERETEPGGILFILDELAGADAESFNEPSAPSIAVLTTRPSESPDRGLDLLSVPVVTVTPDDEDLDRIERALNSAYRQALLENVDQPWLDRGHWLAWPAALLMLLWFRRGWTMRWSGLAVMATLVVPAEPARADGWIDWFLTPDQQGQLAFHDRDFSAAAEHFIDPLWRGYALYRNGQYEEAVTTLDRIETAQAAFIQGMAHIKSRGYRDAVRSFETTLQRDPNYPNAQSNLDVAREIVDYIERTREQSDTGEEQLGADEVVFDNESNRGAETQMEVPQEQGDGPLLSTEQWMNTVDTRTGDFLRQRFMIEARDQEAP, from the coding sequence ATGATCGATTGGAGCCTCCTGTTCAGCGCGTTTCATTTCATCCGTCCGTGGTGGCTGTTGCTACTGCCGCTAATCATCTTCCTGTGGTGGCGTACACGCCGGATCCATCGCTCGCGGGTAACGGTCGACGAAACGATTGCCCCGCATCTTCGCGAAGCGTTGACGGTGGGCTCGAGCGGCGAGCGACGTTGGCAGGCGATCGATGGCGTCGCGTTGAGCCTGGTTCTAGCCGTTTTTGGCGCTGCCGGTCCCACCTGGTCGCGGCAACCGGACCCTTTCGTGGCACAGTCCGCGCCGGTGGTCGTGGTCCTGAAAGTCACCCCGTCGATGCAGCAGACCGATGTTGCACCGTCCCGACTGGAGCGCGGCAAGCAAAAAATCCGGGACCTGCTGGACCGACGAACAGGGGCACGAACCGCCCTGGTCGCCTACGCCGGCACTGCTCACCGTGTCGTGCCGATGACGGAAGATCCTGCAGTCATGGTGCCTTATCTTGAAGGCCTGGAACCTGACGTCATGCCGAAGGAGGGCGAGGCGGCCGAGACAGGGTTGCAATTGGCGATGGACCTCCTCGAACGGGAAACCGAGCCGGGCGGTATTCTCTTTATTTTGGACGAATTGGCGGGCGCCGATGCTGAATCGTTCAACGAGCCTTCCGCACCCTCCATTGCAGTCCTTACGACACGTCCGAGCGAAAGCCCGGACCGGGGGCTCGACTTATTGTCGGTGCCAGTAGTGACGGTAACGCCGGACGACGAGGATCTGGACCGCATCGAAAGGGCATTGAACTCCGCCTATCGCCAGGCGTTGCTCGAAAACGTCGACCAACCCTGGCTGGATCGTGGCCATTGGCTAGCCTGGCCGGCTGCCCTGTTGATGCTGCTGTGGTTTCGGCGGGGCTGGACCATGCGCTGGAGTGGTCTGGCAGTAATGGCGACGCTGGTTGTACCGGCTGAGCCAGCTCGCGCCGACGGCTGGATCGACTGGTTCCTGACCCCGGACCAGCAAGGTCAGCTCGCATTCCACGACCGGGATTTTTCGGCGGCCGCCGAGCATTTCATTGACCCTCTCTGGCGCGGCTACGCACTCTATCGCAACGGGCAGTATGAGGAAGCCGTTACGACCCTGGACCGAATCGAAACCGCCCAGGCCGCCTTTATCCAGGGGATGGCCCACATCAAGTCCCGGGGTTACCGGGATGCCGTTCGGTCATTCGAGACCACCCTGCAGCGGGACCCGAACTATCCCAACGCCCAGTCAAACCTCGATGTGGCCCGGGAGATTGTCGATTACATCGAGCGCACCCGGGAACAGTCGGACACGGGAGAGGAACAATTGGGTGCGGATGAAGTGGTGTTCGACAACGAATCCAACCGGGGCGCGGAAACCCAGATGGAGGTGCCGCAGGAGCAGGGCGATGGGCCGCTGCTCAGCACCGAGCAGTGGATGAACACGGTCGACACCCGCACCGGAGATTTCCTGCGCCAACGCTTTATGATCGAAGCCCGTGACCAGGAGGCGCCATGA
- a CDS encoding BatD family protein, whose amino-acid sequence MNGLWPLLLMLLASPALGQETPVLKTEFEQTEAIPGTPLSLRLTVLVPTYLPSPPEWPGFEAPNVMVRLPERSTGPTSARVGGETWAGVTRHYRLYPMVPGEFEIPPQTVQVTYADTESGDRRQIDLTTDPLRFRGVVPPGAESLDPFFAAGALTLEQSHDGGEGPMKPGDSLTWSVTAKVSGTSPMFLPKLLPELSFSGVAIYPDEPVVSETSARGVMAGTRTESVTLLAQVGGQFEVPAISLDWYNIASSQVETASVEGFAFEIDAPLAPPLKGVDWRWFLGIAVLALIGILFVFWGVRRWGGGVRQRWHVVRQRRLTSEAHAYRQLKQTIARRDFARLYPALDIWSAKQAGHDPRHDPNIRSALISLGQARYGGKDTANTGTLWKSLDRSVARARSAAGRKTKAKHALPPLNPGPQRGTAG is encoded by the coding sequence ATGAACGGACTCTGGCCACTGCTATTGATGCTGCTGGCTTCTCCGGCATTGGGCCAGGAGACGCCTGTACTGAAAACGGAATTCGAGCAAACGGAGGCCATCCCGGGAACGCCCCTTAGCTTGCGCCTCACGGTCCTGGTCCCCACCTACTTGCCGTCTCCCCCAGAGTGGCCCGGATTCGAGGCGCCCAATGTAATGGTACGACTACCCGAACGGTCGACAGGCCCGACCAGTGCTCGGGTTGGCGGCGAGACCTGGGCGGGTGTTACCCGGCATTACAGGCTCTACCCGATGGTCCCCGGCGAGTTTGAGATACCTCCGCAGACCGTTCAGGTGACCTATGCCGATACGGAGAGCGGGGATAGGCGGCAGATCGATCTCACGACAGACCCGTTGCGTTTTCGCGGTGTGGTCCCGCCCGGCGCCGAATCGCTGGATCCGTTCTTCGCCGCCGGGGCGCTCACGCTGGAGCAAAGCCACGATGGCGGCGAAGGCCCGATGAAACCTGGCGACAGCCTGACCTGGTCAGTCACGGCCAAGGTTTCGGGAACCTCGCCGATGTTCCTGCCAAAGCTGCTGCCTGAACTGTCATTTTCCGGCGTTGCTATTTACCCCGATGAACCCGTTGTATCTGAAACGTCCGCCCGTGGCGTCATGGCTGGTACGCGCACGGAGAGTGTCACGCTTTTGGCCCAGGTGGGTGGTCAGTTTGAAGTCCCGGCGATTTCACTCGACTGGTACAACATAGCGAGCAGCCAGGTGGAAACGGCGTCGGTCGAGGGCTTTGCTTTCGAGATAGACGCGCCCCTGGCGCCGCCGTTAAAGGGCGTAGATTGGCGTTGGTTTCTGGGCATAGCGGTGCTGGCGTTGATAGGTATCCTGTTCGTTTTCTGGGGCGTACGGCGATGGGGTGGGGGCGTTCGCCAACGCTGGCACGTCGTCCGACAACGCCGCCTTACGTCCGAAGCTCATGCCTATCGCCAACTCAAACAAACTATCGCCCGACGGGATTTTGCGCGGCTCTACCCGGCATTGGATATATGGAGCGCAAAACAGGCTGGCCACGATCCGCGCCATGACCCGAACATCCGATCTGCACTCATAAGTCTCGGCCAAGCAAGATATGGCGGAAAAGACACGGCGAACACCGGGACGTTATGGAAATCCCTCGATCGTTCGGTTGCCCGTGCCCGGTCAGCGGCGGGCAGAAAAACCAAGGCTAAGCACGCGTTGCCGCCCCTCAATCCCGGTCCCCAGCGAGGGACCGCCGGGTAG
- the corA gene encoding magnesium/cobalt transporter CorA gives MLRLFGIDNGVIKEIDTTPDRLADNLASADWIDAHEPDEQERSLLQKLLHGDVPEFEEVEEIEASARCFVDQAGIHVHSLFVTQSEGRHATISVACILQKKRLITIREGEVADFRLMRMRARRGQIEARSPAELLVTLFEQKLENHADTLEDLHRQLEEVSYLVLEDEEAELNEAIEQLARLEDSNGKIRLCLMDSQRDISFLLRHLRRDPEHADTLREIMRDVETLMSHTTFLFDKINFLMDSTQGFINIEQNQIIKIFSIAAVVFLPPTLVASIYGMNFEFMPELDWLLGYPMAIGLMIMAGIAPYLYFKKKNWL, from the coding sequence ATGCTCAGGCTTTTTGGCATCGACAACGGTGTTATCAAGGAAATCGACACCACACCGGATCGACTTGCAGACAACCTGGCGTCTGCGGATTGGATCGATGCTCACGAACCCGACGAGCAAGAGCGTTCGCTTTTACAAAAGCTGCTCCACGGCGATGTGCCGGAGTTCGAGGAAGTCGAGGAAATCGAGGCGTCAGCCCGTTGCTTCGTCGACCAGGCTGGCATACACGTTCATTCACTGTTCGTGACGCAGAGTGAGGGGCGGCATGCCACGATTTCCGTGGCCTGCATCCTTCAGAAAAAGCGGTTGATCACCATCCGTGAGGGCGAAGTCGCCGACTTCCGTTTGATGCGCATGCGCGCCCGGCGCGGGCAGATCGAAGCTCGCTCACCGGCGGAACTCTTGGTAACTCTGTTCGAGCAGAAGCTGGAAAACCACGCGGATACCCTTGAGGACCTGCATCGCCAATTGGAGGAAGTCAGTTATCTGGTACTGGAGGATGAAGAGGCGGAACTCAACGAAGCCATCGAGCAGCTGGCGCGCCTCGAGGACAGTAACGGCAAGATCCGCCTCTGCCTGATGGATTCCCAGCGCGATATTTCGTTCCTGTTGCGCCACCTTCGCCGGGACCCGGAACACGCCGATACCCTGCGGGAAATCATGCGGGATGTGGAAACCTTGATGTCCCACACCACGTTCCTCTTCGACAAGATCAACTTCCTGATGGACTCCACCCAGGGGTTCATCAACATCGAACAGAACCAGATCATCAAGATCTTCTCGATCGCTGCCGTGGTTTTCCTGCCGCCGACGCTGGTAGCCAGCATCTATGGTATGAACTTCGAATTCATGCCGGAGTTGGACTGGCTATTGGGCTATCCGATGGCCATCGGTCTGATGATCATGGCTGGGATCGCTCCTTATCTTTACTTCAAGAAGAAGAACTGGCTTTAA
- a CDS encoding aldehyde dehydrogenase, translated as MRTSAEWKALSESVTLRGQAFIAGEFRDAVSGETFPSINPAAETKLADIASCDTADVDLAVTAARKAFDSGVWSDLAPGDRKRILLRFADLVEKHGDELAVLDSLDMGKPISEMISVDVPDSIDCLRWTAESIDKLYGEIAPTGNDTLGLISHEPAGVVAAITPWNYPLMMASWKIAPALAAGNSVILKPSEKSALSVLRLAELAKEAGIPDGVFNVLPGFGHTAGKALALHNDVNVLAFTGSSRVGGLLMEYAGQSNLKRVWIEAGGKSPMLVFEDCEDIEKAASTAAAAIFSNQGEVCIACSRLYVQSSIRERFTEALIEAAKVYRPRNPLDPETRMGALVDKTQLETVAGYIQSAIDEGARVLTGGVPVSTPGKGYFVEPTIIGDAQNHMRFVQEEIFGPVLAVGEFSDEAEAIRLANDNRYGLGASVWTANLSRAHRVSRKIQSGMVWVNGWGGGDSTMPFGGMKASGYGRDKSLHSLEKYTDLKTVWISL; from the coding sequence ATGAGAACCAGCGCGGAATGGAAAGCCCTTAGCGAATCGGTCACCTTGCGCGGACAGGCCTTTATCGCCGGCGAGTTCCGGGATGCGGTATCCGGCGAAACCTTCCCCTCCATCAACCCCGCGGCGGAAACGAAACTGGCTGATATTGCCAGCTGCGACACGGCTGATGTGGATCTGGCGGTCACCGCTGCCCGCAAGGCCTTTGATTCCGGCGTCTGGTCCGATCTGGCTCCGGGTGACCGCAAGCGTATTCTGTTGCGCTTCGCCGATCTGGTTGAAAAGCATGGCGATGAGCTGGCCGTACTGGACAGTCTGGATATGGGCAAGCCGATCAGCGAGATGATCAGCGTGGATGTGCCTGATTCCATCGACTGTCTGCGCTGGACCGCCGAGTCGATCGACAAGCTCTACGGTGAAATCGCACCCACCGGTAACGACACCCTGGGTTTGATCAGTCACGAGCCCGCTGGTGTCGTGGCGGCCATCACGCCCTGGAACTACCCGCTGATGATGGCCTCCTGGAAAATCGCGCCGGCTCTGGCGGCGGGTAACTCGGTTATCCTCAAGCCTTCCGAGAAGAGCGCGTTGAGCGTGCTGCGCTTGGCGGAACTGGCGAAAGAAGCGGGCATTCCCGACGGCGTGTTCAACGTGCTGCCCGGCTTTGGCCACACTGCGGGCAAGGCGCTGGCGTTGCATAACGACGTCAACGTGCTCGCCTTCACCGGTTCCAGCCGTGTTGGCGGCCTGCTGATGGAATACGCCGGCCAGTCCAACCTGAAGCGGGTCTGGATCGAGGCGGGCGGCAAATCGCCCATGCTGGTGTTCGAGGATTGCGAGGACATCGAGAAGGCCGCATCAACCGCCGCGGCGGCGATCTTCTCCAACCAGGGTGAAGTGTGTATCGCCTGTTCCCGGCTCTACGTGCAGTCCTCCATTCGTGAACGTTTCACCGAAGCTCTGATTGAGGCTGCGAAAGTCTATCGCCCCCGGAATCCGCTCGATCCCGAAACCCGTATGGGTGCCCTTGTCGACAAAACCCAGCTTGAAACGGTGGCGGGCTATATCCAGTCAGCGATCGATGAGGGCGCCCGGGTACTGACCGGCGGCGTGCCAGTCTCGACGCCGGGGAAAGGCTACTTCGTCGAACCCACCATCATCGGCGATGCGCAGAACCATATGCGCTTCGTCCAGGAGGAAATCTTCGGCCCGGTGTTGGCGGTGGGTGAATTCAGTGACGAGGCTGAGGCGATTCGCCTGGCCAACGACAACCGTTACGGCCTTGGGGCCTCAGTGTGGACGGCTAACCTGTCCCGGGCGCATCGGGTTAGCCGCAAGATCCAGAGCGGCATGGTGTGGGTCAACGGTTGGGGCGGCGGCGACAGCACCATGCCGTTCGGTGGAATGAAAGCCTCCGGCTACGGCCGCGACAAATCCCTGCATTCGCTGGAGAAATACACCGACCTGAAAACCGTCTGGATCAGTCTCTGA
- a CDS encoding helix-turn-helix domain-containing protein has product MRDRVNQIQTNESWQKNLAVLIEHQRLRSFPAMLEAFLSTLCFFDTILLLTYKKALRPILVHPSDPEEQSDTLRQYLKHAYVLDPLFHAIKNGTPPGIVRLAEIMPDSFKSTEYYQTCYQNFGLVDEINLLIRLDEKVTCAITLGRKASLDSISRTELNALQEFYPVISALVRQFWQAQAGEFLQYGRSDGPMKRALRTFASGVLTQREREITELILRGFSSQAIADHLKISVGTVKVHRKNIHTRLNTSTQAEIFTQFINHLNQLEEPQ; this is encoded by the coding sequence ATGCGAGATCGCGTCAATCAGATACAGACCAACGAAAGTTGGCAGAAAAACCTTGCGGTCCTTATAGAGCACCAGCGTTTGCGTAGCTTTCCCGCGATGCTGGAGGCGTTCCTGTCGACCTTGTGCTTCTTCGATACGATCCTGCTGCTGACCTACAAGAAGGCGCTGAGGCCAATTCTGGTCCATCCTTCCGATCCGGAGGAGCAAAGCGATACCCTGCGCCAGTACCTGAAACACGCGTACGTGCTCGACCCGCTGTTCCACGCGATCAAGAACGGTACGCCTCCGGGTATTGTGCGACTGGCCGAGATCATGCCGGATTCGTTCAAGAGCACCGAGTATTACCAGACCTGCTACCAGAACTTCGGCCTGGTGGACGAAATCAACCTGCTGATCCGGCTGGATGAAAAGGTGACCTGCGCCATCACGCTCGGCCGCAAGGCCTCCCTGGATAGCATCTCCCGCACCGAGCTGAATGCGCTGCAGGAGTTCTATCCGGTGATCAGCGCGCTTGTCCGCCAGTTCTGGCAAGCCCAGGCCGGGGAGTTCCTCCAGTACGGCCGTTCTGACGGACCGATGAAGCGTGCCCTGCGGACCTTTGCCAGCGGTGTACTCACCCAGCGCGAGCGGGAAATTACCGAACTGATCCTTCGCGGCTTCTCTTCCCAGGCGATCGCCGACCACCTGAAGATCAGCGTCGGCACTGTGAAAGTGCATCGCAAGAACATCCACACCCGGCTGAACACCTCCACCCAGGCGGAAATCTTTACCCAGTTCATCAACCACCTGAACCAGTTGGAGGAGCCCCAGTAA
- a CDS encoding aspartate aminotransferase family protein yields the protein MSHTTTMPNAEAQLAMRDADARHHLHPFTDTQALNSKGVRTISHAQGIYVWDSEGNQLIDGMAGLWCVNLGYGRKELIDAAHQQMQVLPYYNTFFQSTHAPVTALAQAIAEITPGDLNRVFFANSGSEAIDTVIRMVRHYWTLKGKPYRKLLIARENAYHGSTLAGASLGGMAHMQSQCGPLLPGIHHIRQPYWYGDPNGISEDEFGLQRARELEEKILEVGPDNVAAFIGEPIQGAGGVIVPPRTYWPEIQRICRKYDVLLMADEVICGFGRTGQWFGSQTYGFQPDIMSMAKGLSSGYLPISAVAVGDRIADTLIAAGGEFTHGFTYSGHPVAAAVALENIRILRDERIIDAVAKDIGPYFQNRLREVLGEHPLCGHIEGIGLIAGLALVKDRQSRIFFDKDIGTLCRDECTASGLVARACGNRIVLSPPLVISRAEVDELVNRLREALDRTYARVAGMTGA from the coding sequence ATGTCACATACAACAACAATGCCAAATGCCGAAGCACAACTGGCCATGCGAGACGCCGATGCTCGGCACCACCTGCACCCGTTCACCGACACCCAGGCGCTGAACAGCAAAGGCGTTCGGACGATCAGCCACGCCCAGGGCATATACGTGTGGGATAGCGAAGGCAATCAGTTGATCGACGGTATGGCGGGTCTTTGGTGCGTAAACCTGGGGTATGGCCGCAAAGAACTGATCGATGCAGCGCACCAGCAGATGCAGGTGCTCCCCTACTACAATACGTTCTTCCAAAGCACCCACGCGCCGGTTACGGCCCTGGCGCAGGCCATCGCGGAGATTACGCCGGGCGATCTCAACCGGGTTTTCTTCGCCAATTCCGGCTCAGAGGCGATCGATACCGTCATCCGCATGGTGCGCCATTACTGGACTCTCAAGGGCAAGCCCTATCGCAAGCTGCTGATTGCACGTGAGAATGCCTATCACGGCAGCACCCTCGCCGGCGCCAGCCTGGGCGGCATGGCGCATATGCAAAGCCAGTGCGGACCGTTGCTGCCGGGTATTCACCACATTCGTCAGCCCTACTGGTACGGCGATCCGAACGGGATTTCGGAGGATGAATTCGGGTTGCAGCGCGCCCGGGAACTGGAAGAGAAGATCCTGGAAGTCGGGCCCGACAACGTTGCCGCGTTTATCGGCGAGCCGATCCAGGGTGCCGGTGGGGTGATTGTACCGCCGCGTACCTACTGGCCGGAAATCCAGCGTATTTGCCGCAAGTACGACGTACTCCTGATGGCGGACGAGGTCATCTGCGGCTTTGGCCGCACGGGACAATGGTTTGGCAGCCAGACGTATGGTTTCCAGCCGGATATCATGTCCATGGCGAAGGGCCTGTCGTCCGGCTATCTGCCGATCTCGGCCGTCGCCGTGGGGGATCGTATCGCAGATACCCTGATCGCCGCCGGCGGGGAATTCACCCACGGCTTCACCTACTCCGGACACCCGGTGGCGGCGGCCGTGGCGCTGGAGAACATCCGCATATTGCGGGACGAACGCATTATAGACGCGGTGGCCAAGGACATCGGGCCCTACTTCCAGAATCGTCTCCGGGAAGTGCTCGGCGAACACCCGTTGTGCGGGCACATCGAGGGTATCGGACTGATTGCCGGCCTGGCCCTGGTGAAAGACCGCCAGAGCCGCATCTTCTTCGATAAAGATATCGGCACCCTGTGCCGGGATGAATGCACCGCAAGCGGGCTCGTGGCACGGGCCTGTGGCAACCGGATCGTACTCTCCCCGCCGCTGGTCATTAGCCGCGCAGAGGTGGACGAGTTGGTGAATCGCCTGCGCGAGGCCCTGGATCGAACTTATGCTCGGGTTGCGGGAATGACTGGGGCATAA